In Listeria cossartiae subsp. cossartiae, the DNA window AGTACAATGGCGTCGTTGCAGCAGATGATTATAAAAAAGCCGCGCAAGAATTACAATCAGCTGGCTACGCAACAGACCCCGATTATGCAGAGAAATTAATCAATATTATTGAAAGATACGACTTAGCACTGTATGACCGAATTGAAGACAAGATTTACTATGATACCAAATCAACTGGCTATGGTAATGTGAAAAAAGACGTATCCGGCGCGGTGTGGACAAAGCCATATGGACTAGCCGGCGCATTAAAAGTAGAAGAAATTAACTACTATAAACGAGAAGATTTGAAACTTTTACGCGAAGCAAAGACTGATAGTGGCGTTTGGTACCAAATTTCCGTAGATACCGAGCCACTTGGTTGGGTAAAACAAGAATTAATCGAAAAAAAATAGAAAATGACCGAAAAAGAGCAAAATGACTTGTCTTATTTATAGGCAAAAAGTCCTTTACAAGCTCTTTTTCTTTTTTATTTTCATTAGGTCAGCCTTTCTAAAACTGCTCTATCAAAGCGCTAAGCCCAAATTGTAACATAAGTAATGTAAAAGTAATGTGTATTACAAGACTGGTTTGATAGAATGAAATAGTTGTTTTAAAGAACACCTGTTTCCAGTTATTCAAAAGCTGGAACGATAATTCAAAGAAGGATGTGCAATAAATCATTATGTTACAACTCGCAAAGAAGCATTTGGTGACTATTGGTCTAGGAATTACAATTACATTATGCGCCTTACCAATCCACTCCCAAGCTGCTGGTCTTGAGGACGGCCTGACTTCCAAGCAAGAGAAGTTTATTAATGAGATTGCGCCGCATGCTCAAAAAGTGCAAAGAGAACATGGTATTTTAGCAAGTATTACTATTTCGCAAGCAATCCTAGAATCTAATTGGGGCGAAAGTAAACTGGCGAAAGACGGTAACAATTTATTCGGAATTAAAGGCTCTTATAATGGAGCATCGATTAAATTACCAACTAGAGAACACAATGGCGTTGTTTGGGTTGGAACAGATGCTGTTTTCCGTGCGTACCCAGGTTGGTATGAATCAATGAATGACCACGCACTTTTATTTGTCAAAGGCCCATCATGGAATCCGCATCTATACGGAGGACTAATCAAAGAAGATAACTTTGAAAAAGCCGCTGTTGCACTTGGCAAAACTGGCTATTCGTCTGATCCAGAGTATGCAGCGAAACTAATTGACCTCATCAAAAAAGCAAATTTAAATAAATACGATACCGTTTATAGTGAACGTGTATCTGATAAAGCAATCAAAGCAGCTGGAGAAATAGCTATCAAAGATAATTGCTTTATTTGGTCCGCTCCTGGTGGTACAAAAGGGGCTAAACCAGTAGCAAGTACGACAAAATATTTTGGTCGCCAAGTGTCGATTAATCAAGAAGTAAAAGTAACCGACTCTAATATTACGTGGTATCATATCCATCAAAATGGCGAATCTATCGGTTGGATTGAAAGTACGTCGATTAAAAACTTCTATCAATTAGAAGACTATTCGCCAACTGTCGATGCCTTACTAAAAACCGATGATAATAATCGTTTAGTCATCAACATGGACATCGATACATCCGAGCTCCACAAAACCAAAGTAGCGAAGGCGGATACAAAAGAAAAAACAGCCTTTAATCTACCTTTACTTAACGTCCAATCCGTCGTATGGTAATATCCTTACAAAAAAAGCTGAATAGATTACTCGGCTTTTTTTGCGTTTTCAAAGGATTTTTAGAAAGAAACTGTTATAATGTAAAAGGAGTTTATAAGGAGGGTTATTTATATGGATGAACAATTAAAGATGTTAAAAGCATTAACCGATGCAAAAGGTATTCCCGGTAACGAGCGTGCAGTGAGAAACGTGTTCCGCGAATACATCGAACCACTAGCAGATAGTTTTGAAACAGACGGCTTAGGAAGTGCCGTTGCGAAAAAAGTAGGCAACGAAGATGGACCTAAAATTATGATTGCTGGCCATTTAGATGAAGTAGGCTTTATGGTAACGCAAATTGACGATAAAGGCTTTATTAAATTTCAAACAGTGGGCGGCTGGGTTTCCCAAGTCATGCTCGCACAAAAAGTAACCATCGTGACGCGTTCCGGCGAAGAAATCACTGGTGTTATTGGTTCTAAACCACCACATGTAATGACAGCAGCTGAACGCCAAAAATCTTTTGACATTAAAGATATGTTTATTGACGTTGGCGCAGTGGATAAAGCAGAAGTGGAAAGCTATG includes these proteins:
- a CDS encoding glucosaminidase domain-containing protein; the encoded protein is MLQLAKKHLVTIGLGITITLCALPIHSQAAGLEDGLTSKQEKFINEIAPHAQKVQREHGILASITISQAILESNWGESKLAKDGNNLFGIKGSYNGASIKLPTREHNGVVWVGTDAVFRAYPGWYESMNDHALLFVKGPSWNPHLYGGLIKEDNFEKAAVALGKTGYSSDPEYAAKLIDLIKKANLNKYDTVYSERVSDKAIKAAGEIAIKDNCFIWSAPGGTKGAKPVASTTKYFGRQVSINQEVKVTDSNITWYHIHQNGESIGWIESTSIKNFYQLEDYSPTVDALLKTDDNNRLVINMDIDTSELHKTKVAKADTKEKTAFNLPLLNVQSVVW